In Setaria italica strain Yugu1 chromosome IX, Setaria_italica_v2.0, whole genome shotgun sequence, the genomic stretch CACGCTGGATGGAGGGTCATCACCTGGAACAGGACGGCCTCGTCCTTGCCAACGGTCCAGGCCACACCGCGTTGCTGCCTGagctcggcagcggcggcgacggtggtcgGAGTTCGACGGTCAAGGACCTGAGGGTGGCCGTGCCATCGATGAGCATGGATAGTGGCAATGTTGTTTGCATCATGTCCAAGGCAAAACCCAGGGATACAAGGACATGGGCGGTCGCGGTTGACATGGGAAAGAGGACGCTGGAGGAGGTGGCCCCAATTTCTTTCCAAGGTCACGAGTTTATCAGGCCATCCTACTTCTCCTGCACCCTATCGAAATATATGAGCATGGATTGAGGTTACGAGTGATGCCCGTTTGTACTATCATGTGCGCGAACGCTCTGAAGGAGTGCCTTCTTTTttcagaagttttttttttgttactagTATTTGACGGTGTGGctatgtcaaaaaaaaaatgttttccaCCTCATCACTGAAATTGCTTCGAAAATTAATTTGAAATTCCAAATGAAAACTTGGAACTAGATCAATAACATCAGAGATGGTGAAATGAGGTAGAGAAATCCAATGCACCGACACCATCATTTTTCGATGCCTAATAATAATAGATATCTAATACACTAACTACGTTCGCTCAACATCATAGAAGAAAACAGCTCTGTTAATCTagtgaataaaaaaaatcaaacaaaaccTCTTGTCAAGAAGACTGCATACAGGTATAGTTCTCTTACAGAAGCATTCATTCTGTAACCCCTTGCATTCATTTTTGTAACCCCTTGCATGAGAACCTATTACCAAGATGGTTAAGTAAACCACCATCAATGTTTAACCCACTGAAATTTGACAGATGCAATGCAATGTCCTTCAGGCAATAAGGTTTAGGTGAGGGTACTTAGGTATGCCTTGTCACCAATGCAGGATAAGTGCTTCCCTGTCATCTAGATACGCATCACCTAGTGGTTCGTAAGAAACTTGGGACAGATGCAACcaaaaacataaaaaatgtCCAAATAGATTAAAAGGAGTTAATTGCAATCTACTAATAAAGATTTACACTAATGGATCTCTCCTACAGCTTGAAACTAGTAGCAGTTTACTGTCCCCCAATCCCTAAACTACCACAACCATCACTGTTCTTTATACTTGAATCACTGACCTGGTTCTCAGATTTAAGAAAGACAACTTGCCTGTTAGGCTAATACAGCCCAaagaaaaaattcagaaaacCATATTTGTACTGAGTTAGAAAGGTTAACTAATCGACCCACCTGTTTTTCTCCTACCTGGATACATGGTGATTTGAAGATGGTACTGGTATTGCTTTCTGAATTCTGACAGTATTCCAAAGCAGTTGTTGCGAGGTACAAACAGGAACACTAAATCAAATGAGGCATGtcatcaatcaatcaacaaATTATATTAAACCAAAATTACCAGAACCTTGGGTGTTTGCACTTTGCACCAGAAAGTTGAAACTCCAACAAGAGATTAGTCTCTAACAATGCTCACAAATTAACTCCCTGAAACCTTAGAAACCACACCTCTAGGATTTCAGGCTTCTTAGCTTAAACTGTGAAGGGTGATAGATGTCTGTGTGCAACATCCACGAAACCGCCACCCCTAGAGAGGAGTGAAACACCGAAACTTAATATCAATTCAACAAATTACATCAATTCAGAAGACATAAGCATCCTACTGGAATGAGATTGAATCCAATAACTTCATAGAAACACATATGGAACTCAACATTTCATCCTAGAGGCCAGACAGGTTCTGTTACGTGTCAAAAATCAGGATATGGCACATAGCAATCACAATATCGGAGACAAACACTTTCTACAGAGGAAATGTGTAAGAGTCAATGGAATGGACGACATAACAAACAGGACCAGCCACATTCACTCATTCCGATTCGTTGAGATATATAAATGACAGTTATCGATGTCTGAATTTCCTCAACCATGATATGGATAGGAGCAGGGAAGAGCCTGATGGTTGGTACCTAAGGAGCCGCAGCACAAGTGCGAGAGGGCCACTACATGAGGGTTGAGGAGAGCTTGAGGCACTCGCTCTGGCACCTCTTGAGGCAGACGTCGTTCCAGTTGGGCACCTGGTGCTGGTTGACGCAGACGGTGCGCGCGCAGGCGTCGGCGCAGGCGTCGAGCTCGGAGACGCCGCAGACGGTGACGCAGGTCTCCGGGATGGGGTCCTTGGAGAAGGCCCCCACCTTCTTGAGCATCCGCTTGGAGGTGCAGACGCGCTCGCAGACGAAGACCTCGTCGGAGCTCTTCtcgcggccgcgcgccgccttgAGGCGCTGCTCCTCGTC encodes the following:
- the LOC101765410 gene encoding uncharacterized protein At5g64816, with the translated sequence MVDAWWPLLGAAIPALVAGQFIRIKRRRDEEQRLKAARGREKSSDEVFVCERVCTSKRMLKKVGAFSKDPIPETCVTVCGVSELDACADACARTVCVNQHQVPNWNDVCLKRCQSECLKLSSTLM